The proteins below come from a single Salvelinus alpinus chromosome 18, SLU_Salpinus.1, whole genome shotgun sequence genomic window:
- the LOC139544585 gene encoding uncharacterized protein isoform X2 — METLGSKREMALPSRSSSQAIGAPTLSSSQAIGTLTLSSSQVIGAPTLSSSQAIGTPTLSSSQAIGAPTLSSSQAIGTLTLSSSQAIGTPTLSSSQAIGTPTLSSSQAIGTPTVSSSQAIGAPPLRNFTIPRRKRGDGKALLDVCLKESRDYSLIQTTLNESRLDMGKEISLSWQWDDVTLIHNEELLREFSEKRSEMRLKDRHVREMEERFCFLVTSDQKAKQMYQHGLKVENTDQHSLGNPSYGVYLHRHADVALKNISSNTPAGIILIIFKVLFGKVKKVHPCYGRNSTHDPTVNYDCHVSKDPAVPRDSLSQQVLSSSVFLFDYNENQELKQRPRQCLPYAMVSLVPSVNSSPTSTLVPSVKLGPKTKDSAACLETCTVAQRVGRGQNATVTFKHFGTTESPLPGYRSQGFGTNPPFQRGDQHNFQNITSIPNQLYHDGSDQPPPPPLHISPCDQPPPPPLHISACDQPPPPPPPFSPCDQSPPPISPCDQPPTPFSSCVQLLPPFSSCVKPPPPPLLFSSCVQLPPLFSSCVQPTLSPSPFSPCDQPPPPFSSWAPPLPQPFTGSITFLEDNGQVTDPIHLQIPSHAGTAQFDHNKPHLGNQVQSCQQVSNTLSTNQDNFWRQSTSATGALEPVSTIVYSSRVIKDPRLSARETNNMQRSISMESESGQQTGTSVCILTVKPEHKNLQNVPKQEKNLRETGKKNDPKPCQPDTPIDCSTATLVNISAPSSVIPTTENQPSSRMLKMKFQKYSPYFYLTKEERKAKIGSLQHLSFDEKKTLLERTNFYATYFQKSRCLLNQNDKVTTVDPGQLCKPGSIKRCLSSTDSVEMCNSPQKTHEDSGAYLQQQVRQHNLPQYTTNGDQRSKPIPEMSAHNPSIVCGAVEENVALQLERNTGNMEPEDMNLCSPEPTTTCLTETEEDAHKVTVEPQDEMAMKNDSPIPFHPQAVNQTATSESRQDTEVRSNLNSATEEKPQDALNVNSNASKQNTEASSKPNSIRDEKNLNIVPEIAEGNRESRELKCEPILAEKKQTNAVSSVDDTMANKNPSEPKCPVIYESHTDIMDACEEVCGMETSEEVMSVKVFCPGVMSRQNHERLLQKDRECYGIGQHQQNESNTFSTCDNLADNTEECQADDSKAKDTVYSFLYNRLQLSELFLSPNQHGSCSISGKHYLKPKCKDSPMDTNKSLLPPCNPNQVDIGEGCNLRITINADRELSAVTESPSLSKRFSVSECPQGTQASPTVQENETFSNNSIISENTPIDSVLKTSTYYTTFNRAHARNAKLIKMMAEKYKGKENASVRITRNHQHSRVKKKSIVEKSTTDIPCSEISRTSHKAITGHMQMPFMQREKDCLNVSHKNLKRKTFSPNKVTRNARENKHKSCFTFKSKVAAHKISDVLKTSTRVPIKSKKSTILKMIIDFRRKKRWGTFNHNRMYSQRNVCNALAKYITSSPTSDDNERLRGNRFEKKHLKTPTRELETNMSMRDGNEKINEEKQIADAVDTTLTSSTIEIVNEEAAKSTSGSTASNFVEDIQHIEEVKDLSKSRTCNEGKPHDTETSQETQSNCTSLQNKIPPPKCTNTVAINQDNEGITEFKKHEVDLLKEKALQAHTHSIKEVEEANSDMAPAKEIISASENMEFPLDAAIKILCGSELNSNTPKPQEEIAWVLQHKYGKMETEKADTSDRTHYCNPLEQEDTPSKEVKLITRLRDYLTNFESIVRNPEPKTSDTLCETATNLPQICETMQNNVNDHKEKPVHLVVLDRVELRNLRPNAIPFPIKICTSTINTDNDLIHSKEQEHKEKTRGNKTNYYSIPCISPDSTSMLEVPEKSTQTPMDKNTTEAEISTSVPDINHGITIAEKYASREQQRQANCTIDANNMIMLKALAEIEPENSEFCQTKENTNQKPTSHIVRLNTKTFHRNFSVADISNALKHGDKVASFAELCPLRTECKVMMQYFILNFEEKQNVEVNRTIVSRDQILERYLDRPPVPMELKYEALNSFLELQIMMEAWQFVDNKMRFLSGQSTFRSLLWYDPTLYGELFKGKVGFQQQSSLYSSFQQSLINEGPIALQRYHLAVSTLNEQLKRAPEMSYYMYLKSKRERLEIEAALRNPSDIESFFLSVPLSCMVNFGDSVESLQRVQRLVTTFTETPADKLEDGFDVGKAEHLAMVFRFLQEKIYYLKACSNTMVSKTSWFGMEHILYDASKMLVWRDTKQAGSDEPQAKYKKANPQIVYGVTESGVSLLHTSMSKRTQLMVKTGTTAQRFRGRSHGRPPMENTRCAEKYPQHGSLPIIDLTKSPNRDNPDVYHWAKPPSNPAAHFQAWTHQENLVKSQVVDWGERSHDTQAMERNIPASSLSRPVPTYPEIRACLRTSKSGTAPNSQIQLPASMGGVGSKSDGRQQWAVSWIPHILQNITGSDLRPMHPLWIGVGDNGHPPIGEPVLLEQTNPSSWSSLPSSPPPSVPAGNTAQQSLHSLPALATTTNNFPPICEPLPINYPFFLLNGQTYSTANPELSTATLDNRGRFPPYVE; from the exons ATGGAGACACTCGGTAGCAAGAGAGAGATGGCACTTCCATCCCGAAGCTCTTCCCAGGCAATAGGAGCTCCGACCCTGAGCTCTTCCCAGGCAATAGGAACTCTGACCCTGAGCTCTTCCCAGGTAATAGGAGCTCCGACCCTGAGCTCTTCCCAGGCAATAGGAACTCCGACCCTGAGCTCTTCCCAGGCAATAGGAGCTCCGACCCTGAGCTCTTCCCAGGCAATAGGAACTCTGACCCTGAGCTCTTCCCAGGCAATAGGAACTCCGACCCTGAGCTCTTCCCAGGCAATAGGAACTCCGACCCTGAGCTCTTCCCAGGCAATAGGAACTCCGACCGTGAGCTCTTCCCAGGCAATAGGAGCTCCGCCCCTGAGGAATTTCACCATTcccaggaggaagaggggagatggAAAAG CTCTTTTGGATGTCTGCCTCAAAGAGAGCAGGGACTATAGTCTGATACAGACAACTCTGAATGAGTCCCGATTGGACATGGGCAAGGAGATATCCCTCAGCTGGCAGTGGGATGATGTCACGCTAATACACAACGAGGAGCTTCTGCGAGAGTTCTCTGAAAAAAG ATCTGAAATGCGTTTAAAGGATAGACACGTcagagaaatggaggagaggttCTGTTTTTTAGTCACCTCTGACCAAAAAGCTAAGCAAATGTATCAACACGGACTGAAGGTTGAGAACACGGATCAACACTCTCTGGGAAACCCGTCATATGGAGTCTATTTGCACAGGCACGCTGATGTGGCCCTGAAAAATATCAGCAGCAACACCCCTGCTGGAATAATCCTCATCATTTTCAAG GTTCTCTTTGGCAAGGTGAAAAAAGTACATCCATGTTATGGAAGGAACAGCACACATGATCCAACGGTGAATTACGATTGTCACGTGTCCAAAGACCCCGCTGTCCCGAGGGACAGCTTGTCTCAGCAAGTTTTGAGCTCGTCG GTGTTCCTGTTTGACTACAATGAAAACCAGGAGCTAAAACAGAGACCAAGGCAATGTTTGCCATATGCTATGGTTTCATTGGTTCCTTCTGTAAATTCTTCTCCGACTAGCACTCTAGTTCCATCTGTAAAACTGGGGCCAAAGACAAAGG ATTCAGCAGCATGTTTGGAGACCTGCACCGTGGCTCAAAGAGTGGGTAGAGGTCAGAATGCGACTGTGACATTCAAACATTTTGGGACAACTGAAAGTCCATTGCCTGGATACAGATCTCAGGGATTTGGAACAAACCCCCCATTTCAAAGAGGTGATCAACATAACTTCCAAAACATTACATCAATCCCAAACCAATTGTATCACGATGGAAGTGACCAACCCCCACCGCCTCCACTACACATTAGTCCCTGCGACCAGCCCCCACCGCCTCCATTACACATTAGTGCCTGCGACCAGCCCCCACCACCTCCACCGCCCTTTAGTCCCTGCGACCAGTCCCCACCGCCCATTAGTCCCTGCGACCAACCTCCAACACCCTTTAGTTCCTGTGTCCAACTTCTACCACCTTTTAGTTCCTGTGTCAAGCCCCCACCGCCTCCACTACTCTTTAGTTCCTGTGTCCAACTTCCACCACTTTTTAGTTCCTGTGTCCAACCCACACTGTCTCCATCACCCTTTAGTCCCTGCGACCAGCCCCCACCACCCTTTAGTTCCTGGGCTCCTCCTTTACCACAACCATTCACTGGTTCAATTACCTTCTTGGAAGACAATGGACAGGTTACTGACCCTATACATTTACAGATCCCAAGCCATGCTGGAACAGCTCAATTTGACCATAATAAACCCCACTTAGGTAACCAAGTTCAGTCTTGTCAACAAGTTTCGAACACCCTGTCCACGAACCAGGATAACTTCTGGCGACAGTCTACATCTGCAACAGGTGCATTGGAACCAGTCTCTACTATAGTTTATTCTTCACGTGTGATTAAGGATCCCAGATTGTCGGCACGAGAAACTAACAACATGCAGAGATCGATTTCAATGGAGTCAGAGAGCGGTCAACAAACAGGTACCTCTGTCTGCATATTGACCGTGAAGCCAGAGCATAAGAATCTCCAAAATGTACCAAAACAGGAGAAAAATCTCAGGGAAACTGGAAAAAAGAATGATCCAAAACCATGCCAGCCTGATACACCAATAGATTGTTCTACTGCTACTTTGGTGAATATTTCAGCTCCATCCTCTGTGATACCTACAACTGAGAATCAGCCATCGTCTAGAATGCTTAAAATGAAGTTCCAGAAGTATTCTCCATATTTTTATCTGAccaaagaggagaggaaggcaaaAATTGGTTCTCTACAACATCTGTCATTTGATGAGAAAAAGACATTATTAGAGAGAACCAATTTTTATGCTACTTATTTTCAGAAGTCCAGGTGTCTACTCAATCAAAATGACAAGGTCACCACAGTCGACCCTGGGCAGCTATGTAAACCAGGAAGTATAAAAAGATGCTTGTCCAGCACAGACTCAGTGGAGATGTGCAACAGTCCTCAAAAGACTCATGAGGACAGCGGTGCATACTTGCAGCAGCAGGTGAGACAACATAATCTGCCCCAGTACACCACAAATGGTGATCAGAGATCAAAACCTATCCCAGAAATGTCAGCCCATAATCCATCAATTGTCTGTGGGGCTGTGGAGGAAAACGTGGCCCTCCAACTTGAGAGGAACACAGGCAATATGGAACCAGAGGACATGAACCTTTGCAGCCCAGAACCCACCACTACATGTCTCACAGAAACAGAAGAGGATGCGCACAAAGTTACTGTGGAACCACAAGATGAAATGGCAATGAAAAATGACTCACCGATTCCATTCCATCCCCAGGCTGTCAACCAAACTGCAACCTCTGAAAGCCGGCAGGACACAGAGGTGAGGTCCAATCTTAACTCAGCAACAGAGGAAAAACCTCAGGATGCTCTAAATGTAAACTCTAATGCAAGCAAGCAGAACACAGAGGCAAGCTCCAAACCAAATTCCATAAGAGatgaaaaaaatctaaacattGTACCTGAAATCGctgagggaaacagagagagcagagaactgaAGTGTGAACCAATCTTAGcagagaaaaaacaaacaaatgctGTAAGTTCAGTGGATGACACAATGGCGAACAAAAATCCCTCAGAACCAAAGTGTCCAGTCATTTATGAGAGCCATACTGATATCATGGATGCTTGTGAAGAGGTTTGTGGTATGGAAACATCAGAGGAAGTTATGAGTGTCAAGGTCTTCTGTCCTGGAGTTATGTCAAGGCAAAATCATGAAAGGCTTTTACAGAAAGACAGAGAATGTTATGGAATTGGCCAACATCAACAAAATGAATCCAATACATTTTCTACCTGTGATAACTTAGCTGATAATACTGAGGAATGTCAGGCTGATGATTCAAAAGCCAAAGATACAGTCTACAGTTTCCTGTATAACAGGCTGCAACTCAGTGAGCTCTTTCTTTCACCTAATCAGCATGGATCATGCTCAATTTCTGGTAAACATTACCTTAAACCAAAATGCAAAGACAGTCCTATGGACACCAATAAATCACTCCTTCCGCCCTGCAACCCAAACCAAGTAGACATCGGAGAGGGATGTAACCTTCGCATCACAATAAACGCTGATAGAGAATTGTCCGCTGTCACGGAATCACCCTCTCTGTCCAAGAGATTTTCAGTGTCAGAATGTCCTCAAGGAACTCAAGCCTCACCAACTGTACAGGAAAATGAAACGTTTAGCAACAACAGCATTATCAGTGAAAACACACCCATTGACAGTGTTCTGAAAACATCCACCTACTACACCACCTTCAACAGAGCACATGCCCGCAATGCCAAATTAATCAAAATGATGGCAGAGAAATACAAAGGGAAGGAAAATGCGTCAGTGAGGATAACGAGAAATCATCAACATTCAAGAGTGAAGAAGAAATCGATTGTTGAAAAATCCACCACTGACATTCCATGCTCAGAAATATCAAGAACATCCCATAAAGCCATTACAGGTCATATGCAGATGCCATTTATGCAGAGGGAAAAAGACTGTCTGAATGTTTCCCACAAAAACTTGAAACGCAAAACCTTTTCCCCCAATAAGGTCACAAGAAATGCCAGAGAGAACAAACACAAATCATGTTTTACATTTAAATCAAAGGTTGCAGCTCACAAAATTTCAGACGTCTTAAAGACCTCAACGCGAGTTCCCATAAAATCAAAAAAAAGCACTATCCTGAAGATGATAATAGATTTTAGGAGAAAAAAACGTTGGGGGACATTCAATCACAACAGAATGTACAGTCAAAGGAATGTGTGCAATGCTCTTGCAAAGTATATTACTTCCAGCCCAACGTCAGATGATAATGAACGTCTGAGAGGTAATCGTTTCGAGAAGAAACATCTGAAGACACCAACGAGAGAGTTAGAAACAAATATGTCTATGAGAGATGGAAATGAAAAGATCAACGAGGAAAAGCAGATCGCTGATGCTGTTGACACAACCTTAACTTCGTCGACCATAGAAATAGTCAATGAAGAGGCTGCAAAATCTACTTCTGGGAGCACTGCGAGCAACTTTGTGGAAGACATTCAACACATTGAGGAAGTAAAGGATCTATCTAAAAGCAGAACTTGCAACGAAGGCAAGCCACATGACACAGAAACATCTCAGGAAACCCAGAGCAATTGCACTTCCCTTCAGAACAAAATACCTCCACCGAAATGCACCAATACCGTGGCTATAAATCAAGACAATGAGGGAATAACTGAGTTTAAAAAACACGAGGTGGATCTGCTGAAAGAAAAGGCATTACAAGCTCATACGCACTCTATAAAAGAGGTGGAAGAGGCCAACAGTGATATGGCGCCTGCTAAAGAGATAATTTCAGCTTCTGAGAACATGGAGTTTCCCTTAGATGCTGCCATCAAGATTCTTTGCGGCAGTGAGTTAAATTCAAACACACCCAAACCACAGGAAGAGATCGCTTGGGTGTTGCAGCACAAGTATGGTAAAATGGAGACAGAGAAAGCAGACACATCAGATAGAACACATTACTGCAACCCACTGGAACAAGAAGACACACCCTCCAAGGAAGTGAAACTCATCACTAGATTAAGAGATTACTTGACAAATTTTGAGTCCATAGTTAGGAACCCCGAGCCAAAAACATCAGATACACTCTGTGAAACTGCAACGAATTTGCCACAGATTTGTGAAACTATGCAGAATAATGTCAATGACCATAAGGAGAAACCAGTTCACCTGGTTGTCCTTGACAGGGTGGAGTTGCGCAATCTGAGACCTAATGCAATTCCTTTCCCAATAAAGATATGCACTTCGACTATCAACACAGACAATGACCTGATTCATAGTAAAGAACAGGAACACAAGGAGAAAACAAGAGGGAACAAAACAAATTATTACAGCATTCCTTGCATTAGCCCTGATAGTACTTCCATGTTGGAAGTCCCTGAAAAGTCCACTCAAACTCCTATGGACAAGAATACAACTGAAGCAGAAATCTCCACAAGTGTGCCTGACATTAACCATGGAATTACAATTGCAGAAAAGTATGCCTCAAGAGAACAGCAAAGACAGGCAAATTGCACTATTGATGCAAACAACATGATCATGCTCAAAGCACTAGCAGAAATAGAACCAGAGAATTCTGAATTTTGTCAAACAAAAGAAAACACCAACCAGAAGCCAACAAGCCACATTGTAAGGTTGAACACTAAGACTTTTCATAGAAACTTCAGTGTGGCTGATATCTCAAATGCACTAAAGCATGGAGACAAAGTAGCTTCCTTTGCCGAACTTTGCCCGTTGCGAACTGAATGCAAAGTCATGATGCAGTACTTCATCTTAAACTTTGAGGAAAAACAGAATGTTGAGGTCAATAGAACTATCGTCTCAAGAGATCAGATTTTAGAGCGATATCTGGACCGTCCTCCTGTACCAATGGAACTGAAGTACGAGGCGTTGAATTCTTTCCTGGAACTGCAGATAATGATGGAGGCCTGGCAATTTGTAGATAACAAGATGCGATTTTTGAGTGGACAATCTACATTTAGGAGTCTGCTCTGGTACGATCCCACTCTGTATGGGGAACTCTTTAAAGGGAAAGTGGGATTTCAGCAACAGTCCTCTTTATATTCATCTTTCCAACAAAGCCTCATCAACGAAGGCCCAATTGCATTGCAGAGGTACCATTTAGCTGTCTCTACATTGAATGAACAGCTGAAAAGGGCCCCAGAAATGTCTTACTACATGTATCTCAAAAGCAAAAGAGAGAGGCTGGAGATTGAGGCTGCATTACGAAATCCCTCAGACATAGAGAGTTTCTTCCTCTCTGTACCACTGTCTTGCATGGTCAATTTTGGCGACAGTGTGGAAAGTTTACAGAGGGTCCAGAGGCTTGTGACGACTTTCACAGAGACTCCTGCAGACAAATTAGAAGACGGATTCGATGTTGGAAAGGCTGAGCACCTTGCCATGGTGTTCCGATTTCTTCAGGAGAAAATCTACTATTTGAAAGCTTGCAGCAACACGATGGTCAGCAAGACGTCTTGGTTTGGCATGGAACACATCCTGTATGACGCTTCGAAGATGCTGGTGTGGAGGGACACGAAACAGGCTGGGTCAGATGAGCCGCAGGCGAAATACAAGAAAGCAAatccacaaattgtctatggggTGACTGAATCTGGTGTCTCACTGTTGCATACAAGCATGTCAAAGAGGACCCAGCTCATGGTTAAGACTGGGACCACAGCACAGAGATTCAGAGGTCGGAGTCATGGGAGGCCGCCTATGGAGAACACTCGCTGTGCTGAG AAATATCCTCAACATGGGTCTTTGCCGATAATAGACCTCACAAAATC CCCTAACAGGGATAACCCAGATGTATACCATTGGGCCAAACCACCAAGCAACCCTGCAGCCCATTTCCAGGCTTGGACACACCAAGAAAACCTTGTCAAGAGCCAGGTAGTAGACTGGGGTGAAAGGTCACATGATACGCAAGCCATGGAGAGGAATATCCCTGCATCTTCCTTATCCCGACCTGTGCCAACATACCCTGAAATCAGGGCCTGTCTAAGGACTAGTAAAAGTGGGACAGCGCCAAACTCACAGATCCAGTTACCTGCCTCAATGGGAGGGGTGGGAAGTAAATCAGATGGGAGGCAGCAGTGGGCCGTGAGCTGGATTCCCCATATCCTCCAGAACATCACAGGAAGTGATCTGAGGCCAATGCATCCTCTGTGGATTGGTGTTGGGGACAATGGTCATCCCCCCATCGGGGAGCCTGTCCTCTTAGAGCAAACTAATCCGTCTTCCTGGTCtagtctgccttcttctcctcctccatctgtaCCAGCAGGAAATACAGCACAACAATCTCTGCACTCCCTCCCAGCTCTCGCTACCACTACAAATAATTTCCCTCCCATATGTGAGCCCCTTCCTATAAATTACCCATTTTTCCTCCTGAATGGTCAGACCTATTCCACTGCCAATCCTGAATTATCCACAGCAACTCTTGATAACAGAGGGAGATTTCCTCCCTATGTAGAGTAG
- the LOC139544585 gene encoding uncharacterized protein isoform X3 has translation METLGSKREMALPSRSSSQAIGAPTLSSSQAIGTLTLSSSQVIGAPTLSSSQAIGTPTLSSSQAIGAPTLSSSQAIGTLTLSSSQAIGTPTLSSSQAIGTPTLSSSQAIGTPTVSSSQAIGAPPLRNFTIPRRKRGDGKALLDVCLKESRDYSLIQTTLNESRLDMGKEISLSWQWDDVTLIHNEELLREFSEKSGSS, from the exons ATGGAGACACTCGGTAGCAAGAGAGAGATGGCACTTCCATCCCGAAGCTCTTCCCAGGCAATAGGAGCTCCGACCCTGAGCTCTTCCCAGGCAATAGGAACTCTGACCCTGAGCTCTTCCCAGGTAATAGGAGCTCCGACCCTGAGCTCTTCCCAGGCAATAGGAACTCCGACCCTGAGCTCTTCCCAGGCAATAGGAGCTCCGACCCTGAGCTCTTCCCAGGCAATAGGAACTCTGACCCTGAGCTCTTCCCAGGCAATAGGAACTCCGACCCTGAGCTCTTCCCAGGCAATAGGAACTCCGACCCTGAGCTCTTCCCAGGCAATAGGAACTCCGACCGTGAGCTCTTCCCAGGCAATAGGAGCTCCGCCCCTGAGGAATTTCACCATTcccaggaggaagaggggagatggAAAAG CTCTTTTGGATGTCTGCCTCAAAGAGAGCAGGGACTATAGTCTGATACAGACAACTCTGAATGAGTCCCGATTGGACATGGGCAAGGAGATATCCCTCAGCTGGCAGTGGGATGATGTCACGCTAATACACAACGAGGAGCTTCTGCGAGAGTTCTCTGAAAAAAG TGGAAGCTCCTGA